Within the Lacerta agilis isolate rLacAgi1 chromosome Z, rLacAgi1.pri, whole genome shotgun sequence genome, the region TAATGATGTGGATCCGTGTGTGGGAAAATGGTAGAAATAATGACGCAACAAGTATAATCGGAGGTCAACTGTTGATTCTGTATTACcagtgttttttctcttttttgttgttgttttctttttttttcttttttccttttcctttccttttcttttcttttcatatttttttttgaggCATCTCTCATTTTCATGTAATACCCActaagaaaaaagagagagaaagaggtaagTTGAGAAAAGCGAAATATGAAATCTGGATGAATAAAAAATGAAGTTAGGATTTAAGAATTGGTAAGCGGGTCAACTATAATGAAGAAAAAGGATTGTGATTGCTATTTTTTGTACTTTTCTTTgtgttattgttactgttattgtttGTGATTGTGGAAATCTAAATaaagtatgtttaatttttttaaaaaaaacaaacaaactcgtGTTTGCCCCCAGAGCCACCTGCCTCACCTGGGATGCCCCTCTCTCTTTCAGAAAATCAATGAGAAGCCGCAGGTCATTGCCGACTACGAATCGGGGAAGGCCATCCCCAACAACCAGGTGCTGGGCAAGATTGAGAGAGCCATCGGTAAGCGGGGTCGGGTTCTGGGTTTGGGGGGCCGGGGCGTTCCGGGGTACACAGCTGACCCCCCACTCTTGTTTCCCACCAGGCCTCAAGCTCCGAGGGCGGGACATCGGAAAACCTCTCGAAAAGGGCCCCAAGGCGCAGTGAGGACAAAGCCTCGAAATCCTGGGGGCCCCGAGTGATCTCGGCCGGGCGTCCTGGGGCACCCAgggtctccccacccacccacccacccccttctctcccttcttctgcTTCCCAGAGATCGACTATTAACGAGTGGGAAAAGCCACGTCCCAACTGGCAGCCCGTTTCCTCTTTCCGCAAatcaaataaagcaaataaaattgTTTGCGCATCTTGAACCTGCGGCCCGTTTTGTCTGCTTGCctgctacaactcccagaatcccttgCGGGGGCGCCACACTGAAAGGGCCTATCGCAGTGCTCcttgggaggggaataggggtctcctgctCACCACACCCTTAGACTAcggctcccagaatcctttgcggGGATGCTGTGTCGAAAGGCACCTTAGACActtcaaactacatttcccagaatcctttgggggatgCCAACTTGATAGGAGTTCAAAGGagggggaaaaggagagagaaggagaaaaacgaGGAGAAAAACAGAGACAGGTGCAAGGTGCGTCACCGAGATACAATGCCAAGCACAGGCCAGGCGCCCAGTGGAACTTCCGCCCGCTGGCACTTACTGCGTGCCAAGTCCAGCCAGCTTTCCGAAGAGGAGCAGATGGAGAGAGAACATGCCGGGGCAATGCAGGAGAAAAGCTATATCGCAGCCTCAGTTTGGGGAGGGGTGTATTTAGAATTTAAATTTTTCACATCCATGTCTATGATTATACATATGTGTGTACaaacatattaataataaaaaaatgttttattactatttttccaGGTGTCAAGCcgattaaaaaaaagagcaccTAAAAAACTTGGAGGGGTGGTTAAATaatcatttaaaacaataaaatgtggaTACAAGctgtatacaaaaatacaaacacaatttACTAAAACTATTCAATTAATACTAATATTGAGCTATTAAAACGGCAACAGTAATGACAACGGAAGAAGAAGCCCCCTGAACAGCAAATCGTCCTCATCTGGATTCACTGCTTCCCTGGCTGGACTTCTGCCTGCTGCCCTTGAGTGGCTTCACAGCCTGGATTGATGTAGGTTCATTGCTTGGGCTCCTGCTTGCCTTGGGCAGCAGCTCCCCAATTCAAGTGGCGCCTCTATGGATTTGGGTCTTTGCAGGTTGGACTCCCGCCTCTTTGTGCTGCACCAGTTGTACACATGCCTTCCGCTAACCCACATCTGCTCCTTACCTAAGTCCCACCTCCGCTCCCTCCAACAGGGTTTCACCCATTGGACATCCAACCCTCCCAGTTGGACTTCTGCCTGCTGCCCCTGGGCGCCTTCCCAGCCTGGAGGAATGCAGGTTCATTGCTTGGGTttgggcagcagctccccaggtcAAGCGCTTCCTCCACTTATCTGGGACCGGTTGGATTCCTGACTTTGTACTGCACCAGTTGCACATCAACCttccgattattattattattatttatttaaaccccgGCCATAtagctgagcttccccagccactctaaccCACACCTGCTCTTTGCCCAGCTTCATCGCCCGCCTCACCTACGTACCTGTTGAACTACGTCCCCACCTCCCATTGGACatccgcctgcttcccgccccagCCATTTCCCAGCTGCGGCCCCTTTAATGCGCTCTTTCTCCCAGCGGCCACGCGGTGGCGCTGCGGAGCTGGAAAGCTTCCGCCACTGCGGCGACGCCGGAGCGAACAGGTGAGGCGATGTCGGGCGCTTTGGGCTCCTTCAATTATAGCTGaccgcgcgggggggggggaggaattggcaTAGATCATCGCCCTTTCTTCCTTGTCCGGTGGGGGGGAGCCCCTCGGGAGCGACACCGACCGCCGTTGAAAcgattaccgggggggggggtctccgccCTCCTTCTCGAGGTTGTTTCTGCCGCGGTGACGTTGGGCCCGCAGttaccccatcccacccccgccATCCGCACCCGATGGTTCGGCTCGGCCGCAGACGGGTGGGAGGCAGATGAAACCATTTGCGGAGGGAGGTGGAGCGGGATGGTCCAATTGTGGACGGCGGAGGGGGAGCAGCTTGATCCAATTGTAGGGGAGCAGCCTGGTCCAATTGTAGGAGAGCAGCCTGGTCCAGTTGTGGGGGACAGAGGGGGAGCAGCCTGATCCAATCGTAAGGGAGGAGCCTGGTCCAATTTAGtgggtgggggctgcctggtccaATTTAGTGGGGGGAGCTGCCTGTTCCAATTTAGGGGGGGGGCTACCTGGTGCAATTGAGGGGGGCTGCCTGTTCCAATTTAGGGGGGGGGCTACCTGGTGCAATTGAGGGGGGCTGCCTGGTCCAATTTAGGGGGGGAGCTGCCTGGTCCAATTTAGGGGGGGTGCCTGGTCCAATTTAGTGGGGGGGCTGTCTGGTCCAATTTAGTGGGGGGGCTGCCTGGTCCACTTTAGTGTGGGTAGCTCCCAGGTCCAATTGAGTTGGGGGCTGCCTGGTCCAATTTAGTGGGGGGGGCTGCCTGGTCCAATTTAGGGGGGAGCTGCCTGGTCCAATTTAGGGGGGGTGCCTGGTCCAATTTAGTGGGGGGGGCTGTCTGGTCCAATTGTGGGGGACAGAAGGGAAGCAACCTGGTCCAATTGTAGGAAAGCAGTCTGGTCCAGTTTAGTGGGGGGAGCTGCCTGGTCCAGTTTACTGGGGGGGAACTGCCTGGTCCACTTTAGTGGGGGGCTGCCTGGTCCAATTTAGtgggtgggggctgcctggtccaATTTAGTGGGGGGGGCCTGCCTGGTCCAATTTAGTGGGGGAGCTGCCTGGTTCAATTTAGTGGGGGGAGTTGCCTGGTCCAATTTAGGGGGGGGTTGCCTGGTCCAATTTAGTGCGGGGGGTGCCTGGTCCAATTtaggggggggagctgtgcctGGTCCAATTTAGTGGGGGGGCTACCTGGTCCAATTGAGGGGGACAGAAGGGAAGCAGCCTGGTCCAACTGTAGGAAAGCAGCCTGTTCCAATTTAGTGTGGGGAGCTGCCTGGTccaatttagggggggggacatgtCTGGTGCAATTTAGTGGGGGAACTGCCTGGTCCAATTTAGGGGGGGGCTGCCTGGTCCAATTTAGGGGGGGGCTGCCTGGTCCAATTGTGGGGGACAGAAGGGGAGCAGCCTGCTCCTCCTTCACCCACAGCCTCACCCAAGTGGTTGGTCATGTGACTCTTAGGCCCTGCCCGGCTTTATACCCAAGCTAGCCAAGGGTACCCCTGGGCATGTCCAGAGTgtgtttgcctcccccccccacagctgagCGCAGCTGacccttgtcacccccacctTCCATTCTCATGTTCTGAAATCTAGGATCCTCGCCTGACACCCTGAGGAGCAGCATGGAGCGCCGTCCCAAGGCCCAGCGATGCCTGCCAGGCCAGGTAGGATGCCCCGCTCTGGGTAGCTGCGAACAGCTTGAAATTAAGAAGCAAGGAGTTGCCAACCTTTACCTGCTACCtatcaaaaggcagggagttccccagATTGCCAGAGATCACGAAGCCAGGAGTTCCCCAGATTCCCAGATAACCAGAAACAGGGATGCCCTATTTGGCACCGAGAGGCTTCTCAAGACTGCTAGACATCTAGAGGCAGGGAGTTTCCCAGATTTTGTTTGCTACATAACAAAAGGAAAGGAGTTGCCAGGATTTTGTCTCCAACATATCAAAAGGCAGGAAGTTCCCAAGGTTGTGTCTCCTACATATCCCCTCagagagcaacaattcccagagctccctctGAGATAGGAATAGCAGTcccccaacataagggtcttggCTGctaggatcctgggaactgtagtttcatgCGCTGAGCATCTTTGTACATGGGATTCAGTATAAATAGGGATTTATAATAGAGATTCAGCAGTTTCTAGAGTAGTTTAACCATGTGGGGAATTCTGGAAACGGCAGCTCTCCACACGCCAGcgaactacaattcctagaggGAAACCACAtttctgaaaatgtgtttttttgttttttttcttgtttttatggaatggcattcaatttcgttgcactttcaacttgtacaacgttgtacttgtacttgtacaatgacaataaagaaatcttagcTTATCTATTTCCCTCTGATATCAACTATGCTCCTTCACTGCCTTAAAACTCTCACAGTTCATTTTCCTCCACGGGAAAATAACCCTGGAAGTCTCTAAAAGGCAGGAATCTATATGCCATAAACGGCGGAACCCCCTGCCACTTGACCTCTCACGGCCGTTTCTCCTTTCATTCCTGAAGGATTCGCACTGAGGACGGCACAGAGAGGGGCCTGCCTTTTTGAAAATGACCCGCACCGACCCGCCGGATCTCCTGTCGTCGACGGTCTACCGCGACGTCCAAACGGCCTCGCCCTTCCCCGTACCGCACCAGCCTGCCATGTCGGCGACACCGCAGCCCTTCCACAAACGCCACTGCCGCAGCTTCGACTTCCTGGAGTCGCTGGACGATGAGCCACCGCCTGCCGCCTGCAAGCCGCCACAACCTCGTCGGGGAAGAGATGCCCCCAAAGACCCAGACCCGGCGCGCCGGGCGCGCTCCAAAAGCGCCCCCCGTGCCCCGCCAGCCTTCGCCCCGGCTGCCTCGCCTCCGGCCCGGCGCGGACGCAGCCTGGCCAACGAGCTGCACCCGGTGAAGCTGCAGCCGCAGCGCAGCCGCATCTCCCCTTTTTCGGGCACTCATTACGGCGGCAACGCCCCGCCGGCGGAGGCGAGGGCCCCACGCCGGCGCCTGGACATCAAGCCCGACGAAGCAGCACTGCGGCACGCTGCCCGCGCCCCGGGAAGGAGCGACTTCCCTCCCGCTCGTGGCTTGACCGTGCCTGGCATCTGGCCGGCGCCCATGTCCCGCACGCCGACGCCCAGCGACACCTACAGCGGGGAGCAACGGGCGCCGGGAGAACTGTACAACGCGGGCGAGAGCGGGTGCCTCCCATACCCGCAACCGACACCCCTCAAGATATTCTATGCCGACGCCTACGACGGAGGATACGCACCACCTTACAGCGGCCCGTTTTATGCCGACGAGCCACCCCCCCAAACCGGCTTCCGCCCGATCCCGGCAAGGACCCTTTTTGTTGACGCCCACAGCGGGACGTACCCCGTCCAGGAGGCGCCCGGGCGGACATACTATGGTGCCGAGCCCCCGTTTTACGGCGAAGACCCCCACGCCTTCTACGCCCAGGTCCGGGAGCCCATTTCGCGGACATACCCTCATCCGCACAGCGCCCCTTATGACGGCTGGTACCCGCCCGCCCGGACAGCGCCGCCCTACCAGACTTGGCAGGTTTGCCGCTACCCGCCGGCGGCCCCCCGCACCCCCCTATCCTCCTGGCACGCAGGCACGCCGCGCTTGGGAGCTGACACGCGCAGCTACTCCAAGTCGTGGGACAACATTTTGACGCCGCGCGGGTGCCCGGACCAGCCGCTTTGGCGCGGGCGCAGCTACGAGAACCTTCTGGCGCGCCGCGAGGCACCGCGGGCCCTATCCCCTGACACCCGGCGCCCCTCGCCCGTGGTGGTGACGCTCTCCAGCTCACCGAAACGCTACGCCGCCCTCTCGCTGTCGGAGAACTCGCTGCTGGAGAAGCCGCCCGGCGATGGGCGCACCGGATGGTTTGTCACGCCCGAGATCACCATCACCGACAACGACATCCGCGCCGACGGGCGCCGGGACGCGCCCGAGATCTCGGCGCGCCAACGCAGCCTGGAGCAGCTGGACGAGCTCATCACTGACTTGGTGATTGACTACAAGCCGCCGCCGGCGGGTGAAACGGGCGACTTCTCCGAGCAGCTCCGGCGCCTGATCGGCACCGCCAAAGAGCCGCCGGTGCACGATGCCAGCTCTCCGGACGCCAGCACCGACGAGGACGACATCCTCATGTGCTCCAACGCCCGTTGCGGCCGCACAGAGGCCATGTTCCACGCCTGTCTCTACTTCAAGTCGTGCCACAGCTGCCGCACCGTCTACTGCTCGCGGCACTGCCGGCGGCAAGACTGGGCATCGCACAAGGAGCGCTGCGTCTTCGGCCGCGCCGGCAGCGCCTGCCGCAACGTGCTGCGCTTCTGCCGCGAGGACGCGCCGGCGCACCGGGCCTTTTCCCGCGTGGCCCGCGTGGGCTTCCTGTCTCGCGGGCGCGGTGTCCTCTTcctcggtttccccagccccgGCTCGGCCGAGAACTTCCTCCGCTTTGGCCTGGAGAGCCTGCTCATGTCGCCAACGTACCTGTCGCTCCGAGAGCTGGGCGCCTATGCCGGCAACCTGGGCTCCTACGCCGGGGATTTGCGCCGCGCCGGGGAGGACTACGACCCTGGCGAGTGCTTCGTGCTCAACGTCACTGTGGCGGTGGGCGGGAAAGCGGTGCCTGGCGAGCGCCCGGCGCCCGTGGTCCGCAAACACGCCAAGGTGGCGCTGGCTTCGGCGCCCGGCCCGGCACACGCCGAAGGCGACATGGAGACGCTGATTCTGACGCCGCCGCCAGGGACAGCCGACCTGGGGCAGGAGGGCGAGGTGGGCCGGCGGGCCCGGGAGGTGTGCTTCGTGCACATCCAGCGCGAACTTCGCACCCGGGGTGTGGTGCTGCGCCGCGAGTTCCCGCAGGTCTACGAGCGGCTGTGCGCCTTCGTGGAGGGCGGCCGACGTTTCACCCCCACCACCATCTACCCCGTGGACAAGCGGACGGGCAAGCAGTTCCTGTGCATGATCATGGCGGCGTCCGAGCCGCGAACCCTCGACTGGGTTGCCAGCCCCAACCTCCTGGACGACCTGATGTGAGCCTTcttcaagtggcagggagttccaatggaAAGAACTCCCAATCGGGCAAAAAACACACATGGGCTCCGTTCCTTTTGCTGCAGTTCGTGCGATGTCTCTTTGTTCAAGTGGTGGGGAGTTCCAATGGAAAGAACTCCCAAACGGACGAAAAACGGACATCCATTTATTTCGCCCTCCAAAAATGGGGATCGTTCCTTTTTCTGCTCAAGTGGTAGGGAGTTCCAACGTGGAAAGAGATAGGCAGGGCCCTCAGATCTACAATCACCCCCAAAACCAATCCTGGCCTTTGAAATCTCCGCCTTGCCACATTTCGGCAGTTTGCTGTTTTCAGTTACTCAGAAATCCCAGATTTATTGGTGAAGTTTTGTATGATTATTTTGGTTTTTTGATATCTCTGCACCCGAAGGGATGATTAAAACCCCTGggtgttcagtcattcagtcaattgggggggagggaataagaATAATGTCGTAAAAAGTGGGGCGCATTGACACAGCAAAAATCCGCAAAAAGGGACCTTTATGGATATTTCCTCAAGGAATGCCAAATACGTTTTATCGGACAATTACTACAATAAATATGATTGGTGAAGTTTTGTAGTATTATTGCACTTTTTAAGGCTGTCGAGAGGAACATGGAGGACAAAACTATACAATGGGCACATTGAATGTCGTATAAAaaagatattttttatttgaCAGTTCTGGAAAATGATTGAtattattggtattattatttcatttgtggCGTGTCTAAGAACAGAGCAAATTGACAGTTGTCAACTGTAAAATGGGTGCATCAGACGAACGAAATGTATGTTGTCGAAGAATGAGGACGGAACGGTTTATAAATTGTGCGGAATAGACGAGTGCATGTTCTATTTATTTCcttaaagaaagagaaatatatatactTGCCAAAATATTGAAAGGTATTTTCTGCTGGAGAGATAAAAAGAAGCATGTATATGTATGTTTATATGGAAAGCTATGAAAATGgagaaaaaagataaaatatttcccagaaataaatatgaaatggaactcgaacccacaaccttgtcAGCCTCCATTTGCCAACCCCTCCAGCCAGCCctttcaattatttttatttctttcattgaATTGACCCCCAAAAGGACAAAGCCTCTCGCAGCACTTTTCGATCATCCCAAAGGAAAATGAGCAGCAATAATTTCCTCGTTGAATTCCTTCACTAGCCCTTCATCTGTGGGATTCAAaccatcaaattaggacaa harbors:
- the AJM1 gene encoding apical junction component 1 homolog — protein: MTRTDPPDLLSSTVYRDVQTASPFPVPHQPAMSATPQPFHKRHCRSFDFLESLDDEPPPAACKPPQPRRGRDAPKDPDPARRARSKSAPRAPPAFAPAASPPARRGRSLANELHPVKLQPQRSRISPFSGTHYGGNAPPAEARAPRRRLDIKPDEAALRHAARAPGRSDFPPARGLTVPGIWPAPMSRTPTPSDTYSGEQRAPGELYNAGESGCLPYPQPTPLKIFYADAYDGGYAPPYSGPFYADEPPPQTGFRPIPARTLFVDAHSGTYPVQEAPGRTYYGAEPPFYGEDPHAFYAQVREPISRTYPHPHSAPYDGWYPPARTAPPYQTWQVCRYPPAAPRTPLSSWHAGTPRLGADTRSYSKSWDNILTPRGCPDQPLWRGRSYENLLARREAPRALSPDTRRPSPVVVTLSSSPKRYAALSLSENSLLEKPPGDGRTGWFVTPEITITDNDIRADGRRDAPEISARQRSLEQLDELITDLVIDYKPPPAGETGDFSEQLRRLIGTAKEPPVHDASSPDASTDEDDILMCSNARCGRTEAMFHACLYFKSCHSCRTVYCSRHCRRQDWASHKERCVFGRAGSACRNVLRFCREDAPAHRAFSRVARVGFLSRGRGVLFLGFPSPGSAENFLRFGLESLLMSPTYLSLRELGAYAGNLGSYAGDLRRAGEDYDPGECFVLNVTVAVGGKAVPGERPAPVVRKHAKVALASAPGPAHAEGDMETLILTPPPGTADLGQEGEVGRRAREVCFVHIQRELRTRGVVLRREFPQVYERLCAFVEGGRRFTPTTIYPVDKRTGKQFLCMIMAASEPRTLDWVASPNLLDDLM